A single window of Dichotomicrobium thermohalophilum DNA harbors:
- a CDS encoding histidine phosphatase family protein, with the protein MCFEPLLPSRRWLFAGLAALVFAVARAGPAAASDELAAKLAKPGHIAMMRHALAPGTGDPANFTLGDCATQRNLSEAGRRQARRTGDFLRSVGVSEARVFSSQWCRCMDTAELLELGAVEPLPALNSFFRDRAGGPEQTRQLREKIGELDLSQPVLMVTHQVNITGLTDVFPSSGEIVVLRREADGDLAVLGTVDPRSTQ; encoded by the coding sequence ATGTGCTTCGAACCATTGCTGCCGTCGCGCCGCTGGCTGTTTGCAGGCCTCGCGGCGTTGGTCTTTGCGGTCGCCCGGGCAGGTCCAGCGGCGGCAAGCGACGAACTGGCCGCCAAGCTGGCCAAACCGGGGCACATCGCGATGATGCGCCACGCCCTTGCGCCCGGTACGGGCGACCCGGCGAATTTCACACTCGGCGACTGCGCAACCCAGCGCAACCTGTCAGAGGCCGGCCGGCGGCAGGCCCGGCGCACCGGCGATTTCCTGCGCAGTGTTGGCGTGAGCGAGGCCCGCGTCTTCTCCAGCCAGTGGTGTCGCTGCATGGACACCGCGGAACTGCTGGAGCTCGGCGCCGTCGAGCCGCTGCCGGCGCTCAACTCCTTCTTCCGCGACCGCGCGGGCGGCCCCGAGCAGACCCGCCAACTCCGCGAGAAGATCGGGGAACTGGACCTGTCGCAGCCTGTGCTGATGGTTACGCACCAGGTGAATATCACAGGGCTGACGGATGTGTTTCCCAGTTCCGGCGAGATCGTGGTGTTGCGGCGCGAGGCGGACGGCGATCTCGCGGTGCTTGGCACGGTTGATCCGCGCTCGACACAGTGA
- a CDS encoding UDP-N-acetylmuramoyl-L-alanyl-D-glutamate--2,6-diaminopimelate ligase has translation MKLSELAGGVPLGVSADIDIAGITADSRAVKPGYLFAALPGTKVDGAQFIPAALAAGAVAILAAADAPVPDGVAVIRDAQPRRRLAQMAATFYPRQPDTLAAVTGTNGKTSVASFLYQIWREQGLRAASVGTLGVHVDGETRPLRHTTPEPVELHRILDGLSGEGVTHTALEASSHGLAQHRLDGVRLSAAAFTNISRDHLDYHPDFESYFAAKMRLFADVLPEGAPAVIDIDRPEGARVAALAKARGREVWTVGREGAAVRVSDPRPEGFGQRVDFSFEGANYSVTLPLAGSFQGSNAAIAAGLALATGSAPDVVFPALETLQGARGRMELAGQAPSGGGIFIDYAHTPDALESALRALRPFARGQVAVVFGCGGERDTGKRAEMGAIAQQLAERVYVTDDNPRGEDAAMIRQEILRAAPGARDIADRRAAIAAAIAELGRDDVLLIAGKGHETGQIVKGHTYPFSDMEAVQKVLDGFARAETPPV, from the coding sequence ATGAAGCTGAGCGAGCTGGCGGGTGGCGTCCCTCTCGGCGTCTCCGCCGATATTGATATCGCTGGCATTACGGCGGACAGCCGCGCGGTGAAGCCCGGCTATCTGTTTGCCGCGCTGCCGGGCACCAAGGTTGACGGCGCCCAGTTCATTCCTGCGGCGCTGGCGGCCGGGGCGGTCGCCATTCTGGCAGCGGCGGATGCGCCGGTGCCCGACGGCGTGGCCGTGATCCGCGATGCCCAACCGCGTCGCCGGCTTGCGCAGATGGCTGCAACGTTCTATCCGCGCCAGCCCGACACGCTTGCGGCCGTGACCGGCACGAACGGCAAGACCTCGGTTGCTTCCTTTCTCTACCAGATCTGGCGAGAACAGGGCTTGCGCGCGGCCAGCGTCGGCACGCTCGGCGTTCACGTCGATGGCGAAACGCGGCCATTACGTCATACCACGCCGGAGCCGGTCGAACTGCACCGGATCCTCGATGGGCTTTCCGGCGAGGGAGTCACCCACACGGCACTGGAAGCCTCAAGCCACGGTCTGGCCCAGCACCGTCTGGACGGGGTGCGCCTGAGCGCTGCCGCGTTCACGAACATCTCGCGCGATCACCTGGACTATCACCCGGACTTCGAGAGCTATTTCGCTGCGAAGATGCGCCTGTTCGCGGATGTGCTGCCAGAAGGCGCACCGGCGGTGATCGACATCGACCGGCCGGAGGGTGCGCGCGTCGCGGCGCTCGCTAAGGCGCGGGGGCGTGAGGTCTGGACCGTGGGGCGTGAAGGGGCAGCCGTTCGCGTTTCAGATCCGCGCCCGGAAGGCTTCGGACAGCGGGTCGATTTTTCCTTCGAGGGCGCGAACTATTCGGTGACGCTACCGCTCGCCGGCTCCTTTCAGGGGTCCAACGCCGCGATTGCGGCCGGGCTGGCGCTTGCCACAGGCAGCGCGCCTGACGTCGTCTTTCCCGCGCTGGAGACGCTTCAGGGCGCACGGGGGCGCATGGAGCTGGCCGGTCAAGCCCCCTCTGGCGGCGGCATTTTCATCGACTACGCCCACACGCCCGACGCTCTGGAGTCCGCCTTGCGCGCGCTGCGGCCTTTCGCGCGCGGCCAAGTCGCGGTCGTGTTCGGCTGCGGTGGTGAGCGCGACACCGGCAAGCGCGCGGAGATGGGGGCGATCGCGCAACAACTCGCCGAAAGAGTCTACGTCACCGACGATAACCCGCGCGGCGAGGACGCGGCCATGATAAGGCAGGAAATCTTGCGGGCGGCGCCCGGCGCTCGCGATATTGCGGATCGGCGCGCGGCTATCGCCGCAGCCATCGCCGAGCTCGGGCGTGACGACGTGCTGCTGATTGCCGGCAAGGGGCACGAAACAGGACAGATCGTGAAGGGGCACACCTACCCGTTCTCCGACATGGAGGCGGTGCAAAAGGTGCTTGATGGATTCGCGCGGGCGGAGACACCGCCCGTTTAG
- the murD gene encoding UDP-N-acetylmuramoyl-L-alanine--D-glutamate ligase, with the protein MIPITVCADWNVAVFGLGLSGIAAARALALGGAKVVAWDDNEPARAKANEAGVLVALPEEWDWSALNALVLSPGVPLTHPKPHVIVEQARAAGVEVIGDTELFCRERRHQGLPGKVVAITGTNGKSTTSALTAHLLSTAGRDTALGGNIGKAVLDLPPFAAERHYVLEYSSFQIDLTPGLDADVSVLLNVQPDHLDRHGTLENYAAIKARIFNRLGAAQCGVIGVDSDLTRRLAEHWPFAAARKVVSTAHPVSDGVYVHDGLLFEALGGVVEAPISLHGIPALRGAHNWENAAAAYAAARALGLSRETIIEGLRSFPGLAHRMEEVGRLDRVAFINDSKATNADAAARALACFDPIFWIVGGRAKEGGLAGLDAYYPRVAKAYLIGEAAEDFAHQLDGHVGYERCGTLENAVAAASRDALRSAARAPVVLLSPACASYDQFPNFAERGEAFRRLVAAHEGVSMREAIAA; encoded by the coding sequence ATGATTCCCATAACGGTTTGCGCAGATTGGAACGTCGCGGTGTTCGGCCTCGGCCTGTCCGGCATCGCCGCTGCGCGCGCGCTGGCGCTGGGAGGCGCCAAGGTGGTGGCATGGGATGACAATGAGCCTGCGCGGGCCAAAGCGAATGAAGCGGGCGTTCTGGTTGCGCTGCCCGAAGAGTGGGACTGGTCCGCACTCAACGCGCTCGTGCTTTCGCCCGGCGTGCCGCTGACGCATCCGAAACCGCACGTGATCGTCGAGCAGGCGCGCGCCGCCGGGGTTGAGGTGATCGGCGACACCGAACTGTTCTGCCGCGAGCGCCGCCATCAGGGGCTGCCCGGTAAGGTCGTCGCGATCACGGGTACCAATGGCAAGTCGACCACCTCGGCGCTCACCGCGCATCTGCTGTCGACGGCAGGGCGTGATACCGCGCTTGGCGGCAATATCGGCAAGGCGGTGCTGGACCTGCCACCTTTCGCGGCGGAGCGGCATTACGTGCTGGAATATTCCTCGTTCCAGATCGACTTGACGCCCGGCCTGGATGCGGACGTTTCGGTGCTGCTCAATGTCCAGCCGGACCATCTGGACCGGCACGGAACGCTGGAGAACTACGCGGCGATCAAGGCCCGCATCTTCAATCGCCTCGGTGCGGCGCAGTGCGGTGTGATCGGCGTGGACAGCGACCTGACGCGTCGGCTCGCCGAGCACTGGCCGTTCGCGGCTGCGCGCAAGGTTGTCTCCACGGCACACCCCGTCAGCGACGGGGTCTATGTGCATGACGGCCTGCTGTTCGAGGCGCTGGGCGGCGTGGTCGAAGCGCCGATCAGCTTGCACGGCATCCCCGCGTTGCGCGGCGCGCACAACTGGGAGAACGCCGCGGCGGCCTACGCAGCGGCCCGCGCGCTCGGCCTCTCGCGCGAGACGATCATCGAGGGCTTGCGCAGTTTCCCGGGCCTCGCACACCGCATGGAAGAGGTCGGCCGCTTGGACCGCGTCGCCTTCATCAATGACAGCAAGGCAACAAATGCCGATGCCGCGGCGCGCGCACTGGCCTGCTTCGATCCGATCTTCTGGATCGTCGGAGGCCGGGCGAAAGAGGGCGGCCTTGCTGGCCTGGACGCCTATTACCCGCGTGTGGCCAAGGCCTATCTGATCGGTGAGGCGGCGGAAGATTTCGCGCACCAGCTCGATGGCCATGTGGGCTATGAGCGGTGTGGCACGCTGGAGAATGCCGTCGCCGCAGCTTCGCGCGATGCGCTGCGCTCCGCGGCGCGCGCGCCGGTGGTGCTGCTGTCCCCGGCTTGCGCGTCCTACGACCAGTTCCCCAACTTTGCCGAGCGCGGTGAGGCGTTCCGCCGCCTTGTCGCCGCGCACGAGGGCGTCTCCATGCGCGAGGCGATCGCTGCATGA
- a CDS encoding tail protein X: MAVENVTGQNDMLDLIVWRHYGFQQRAVEAGPDANPPLSARPPMLPEGVTITLPEIARPRGTPPKIRLWDVP; the protein is encoded by the coding sequence ATGGCCGTGGAAAACGTGACCGGGCAGAACGACATGCTGGATCTGATCGTCTGGCGCCATTACGGCTTCCAGCAGCGGGCGGTGGAGGCCGGTCCGGACGCGAACCCGCCGCTGTCCGCTCGACCGCCGATGCTGCCCGAAGGCGTGACGATCACGCTGCCGGAGATCGCCCGGCCGCGCGGCACGCCGCCTAAGATTCGATTGTGGGATGTGCCATGA
- the mraY gene encoding phospho-N-acetylmuramoyl-pentapeptide-transferase: MFYLFVELSDQFPVLNVFRYITFRTGGAIMTALLVVFLFGPGLINLLRVRQGRGQPIRSDGPQGHLLTKQGTPTMGGLMILLGVGVATILWANLANKYVWIVLAVTLAFGLIGFIDDFLKVTKRSTGGFSGKIKLALELIVAGIATYSIMMIGEAGFSSSLAVPFFKDVLIDLGPLFIVLGVFVIAGAGNAVNLTDGLDGLAIVPVMIAAGAFGVISYLVGNAIFADYLQIHFVQGTGELAVVCGALVGAGLGFLWFNAPPAMIFMGDTGSLALGGALGTIAVATKHEIVLAIVGGLFVLETLSVIVQVLSYKLTGKRVFRMAPLHHHFEQKGWAEATVVVRFWIISVVLALIGLSTLKLR; this comes from the coding sequence ATGTTTTATCTGTTTGTCGAACTGAGCGATCAGTTCCCGGTTCTCAACGTTTTTCGCTATATCACCTTTCGCACCGGCGGCGCGATCATGACTGCGCTGTTGGTGGTGTTCCTGTTCGGCCCAGGCCTCATCAACCTGCTGCGCGTGCGCCAGGGCCGCGGCCAGCCCATCCGCAGCGATGGGCCGCAGGGCCATCTGCTCACCAAGCAGGGCACCCCGACGATGGGCGGGCTGATGATCCTGCTCGGGGTTGGCGTGGCGACGATCCTCTGGGCCAATCTCGCCAACAAATATGTCTGGATCGTCCTGGCGGTGACGCTCGCCTTCGGCTTGATCGGCTTCATTGATGACTTCCTCAAAGTGACGAAACGCTCGACCGGCGGATTCTCAGGCAAGATCAAGCTGGCACTGGAGCTGATCGTCGCCGGCATCGCGACATATTCGATCATGATGATCGGCGAGGCGGGCTTTTCCAGCTCCCTCGCCGTGCCGTTCTTCAAGGATGTCCTGATTGACCTTGGTCCGCTGTTCATCGTGCTTGGCGTGTTCGTCATCGCCGGCGCGGGTAATGCTGTGAACCTCACCGACGGGCTCGATGGCCTGGCGATCGTCCCGGTGATGATCGCCGCGGGCGCGTTTGGCGTGATTTCGTACCTCGTCGGTAACGCGATCTTTGCTGATTATCTGCAGATTCATTTTGTACAGGGTACGGGCGAGTTGGCGGTCGTCTGCGGCGCGCTGGTGGGCGCAGGGCTGGGCTTCCTGTGGTTCAACGCGCCGCCGGCAATGATTTTCATGGGTGATACCGGCTCGCTGGCGCTGGGCGGTGCGCTCGGCACGATCGCCGTCGCGACCAAGCATGAAATCGTGCTGGCGATCGTCGGCGGGCTCTTCGTGCTGGAAACGCTGTCGGTGATCGTCCAGGTGCTGTCCTACAAGCTCACCGGCAAGCGCGTGTTCCGCATGGCCCCGCTGCACCATCACTTTGAGCAGAAGGGCTGGGCCGAAGCCACCGTGGTCGTCAGGTTCTGGATCATTTCGGTGGTGCTGGCATTGATTGGGCTGTCCACGCTCAAACTACGTTAG
- a CDS encoding OPT/YSL family transporter: MPADAPHARQPELTLRAILTGMAIGAVLTPCNVYSGLKIGWAFNMSVAAGLVAYALWNVAGRAAGGRCIGLLENNINQTSASSAASIVSSGLAAPIPALTLLTGQELAWQALAIWLFVVSLLGVVVAAGLRNQMLMRENLSFPSGVVTAEAMQEIHAGGREAMQRLRVMIYAGAVAAGLKFINDFIAAIPKLAPPINIPFARVAEGARQGEGVSCSNLGLALDPSLLMVGFGAIAGLRVGLSVLLGAAVAWAVLAPVALSQGWASAGESADAPWFGSLVEWLLWPGATLMTVSALISVGISVVRMRLRRAKEQQPAMTIAEQGRIMPRAVVAGFLVVLLLSVSAQTQYFAITILEAIAAILLSYVLAVVAARVSGETGITPIGALGKVTQFTFALISPGNIAANLMSANVTGGAAGQAADMLHDLRTGQIIGATPGFQVIAQVFGVLTGSLAGAAAYLLLIPDPQAQLLTPEWPAPAVATWKAVAEVLMGGLSALPPGAPAAMALAALAAVALALAERFLPPFVAKWVPSAPAMGLAFVIPAWNSISLFLGAVAGALLLRLFSDLARRRIIVIAAGLVVGESLMGVVSALSTIAD; this comes from the coding sequence ATGCCCGCCGACGCGCCGCACGCCCGCCAACCCGAACTCACCTTGCGCGCGATCCTCACCGGCATGGCGATCGGCGCGGTGCTCACGCCCTGCAACGTCTACAGCGGGCTGAAGATCGGCTGGGCATTCAATATGTCCGTAGCGGCGGGGCTGGTCGCCTATGCACTGTGGAATGTCGCCGGGCGCGCGGCGGGCGGGCGATGCATCGGGCTTCTGGAAAACAACATCAACCAGACATCCGCCTCCTCGGCTGCCTCGATCGTCTCCTCCGGGCTGGCCGCGCCGATCCCCGCGCTGACATTGCTGACCGGACAGGAACTCGCCTGGCAGGCGCTGGCGATCTGGCTGTTCGTGGTCAGCCTGCTCGGCGTTGTCGTCGCGGCGGGCCTGCGCAACCAGATGCTGATGCGCGAAAACCTGAGCTTCCCCTCCGGCGTCGTCACCGCCGAGGCGATGCAGGAAATCCACGCCGGCGGGCGCGAAGCGATGCAGCGTCTTCGCGTGATGATCTATGCCGGCGCGGTCGCCGCCGGGCTGAAGTTCATCAACGACTTCATCGCCGCGATCCCCAAGCTCGCCCCGCCGATCAATATCCCGTTCGCGCGGGTGGCCGAAGGCGCGCGCCAAGGGGAAGGCGTATCATGCAGCAATCTCGGGCTGGCGCTCGACCCATCGCTGCTGATGGTCGGGTTTGGCGCAATCGCGGGGTTACGCGTCGGGCTTTCGGTGCTGCTCGGCGCGGCTGTTGCGTGGGCGGTTCTCGCGCCGGTCGCGCTCAGCCAAGGCTGGGCCAGCGCGGGAGAAAGCGCGGACGCGCCTTGGTTCGGGAGCCTCGTGGAGTGGCTGCTCTGGCCCGGCGCAACGCTGATGACCGTTTCGGCACTCATCTCGGTGGGCATTTCGGTCGTCCGCATGCGGCTGCGCCGCGCGAAAGAGCAACAACCGGCCATGACGATCGCCGAGCAAGGCCGGATCATGCCGCGCGCGGTCGTGGCGGGCTTCCTCGTCGTCCTGCTCTTGTCCGTCTCCGCGCAGACGCAGTATTTCGCCATCACGATCCTGGAAGCCATCGCGGCGATTTTGCTGAGCTATGTGCTGGCCGTCGTCGCCGCGCGCGTTTCGGGCGAAACTGGCATCACCCCGATCGGCGCGCTCGGCAAGGTCACACAGTTCACCTTCGCGCTCATCTCGCCGGGCAATATCGCGGCCAACCTGATGTCGGCAAACGTCACAGGGGGCGCGGCCGGACAGGCGGCTGACATGCTGCACGACCTGCGTACCGGGCAGATCATCGGCGCAACACCGGGCTTTCAGGTGATCGCGCAAGTCTTCGGCGTACTCACCGGAAGTCTTGCCGGGGCGGCGGCCTATCTGCTGTTGATCCCCGATCCGCAGGCGCAATTGCTGACGCCGGAATGGCCCGCGCCCGCCGTGGCGACGTGGAAGGCGGTTGCCGAGGTGTTGATGGGCGGCCTGAGCGCGCTGCCGCCGGGAGCTCCCGCAGCGATGGCGTTGGCCGCTTTGGCTGCCGTCGCCCTGGCGCTGGCCGAGCGGTTCCTGCCGCCCTTTGTGGCGAAATGGGTGCCGAGCGCGCCGGCGATGGGGCTGGCCTTCGTTATCCCGGCCTGGAATTCGATCTCGCTCTTCCTGGGCGCAGTCGCGGGCGCGCTGCTGCTGCGGCTGTTTTCGGATCTGGCGCGGCGCCGGATCATCGTCATCGCGGCGGGGCTGGTGGTCGGCGAAAGCCTGATGGGCGTTGTCTCCGCGCTCTCCACGATTGCAGACTAG
- the rsmH gene encoding 16S rRNA (cytosine(1402)-N(4))-methyltransferase RsmH → MIRRGREEGARAAGEPADHVPVLLSQVMRALAPQSGERFIDATFGAGGYTRALLEAGAEVLAIDRDPVAITRAQALAAEHPGRLQLAQARFSQIEQIADAHGFAPDGVVLDVGVSSMQLDEAARGFSFMQEGPLDMRMSGEGPSAADVVNTLEERELAQIFQRLGEEKRARAIAKRIVAARAEAPIETTGRLSQIVEGVLGPKRGDRIHPATRTFQGLRLYVNDELGELAEALAGAERLLSQDGRLVVVSFHSLEDRIVKRFFAARSGKTPAPSRHLPPDTAAPPPSFQLPRGQPVTPDDSEIEANPRARSARLRWGIRTDAPPLPLDREALGLPRLEVRDVSALG, encoded by the coding sequence ATGATCCGTCGCGGCAGGGAAGAGGGCGCCCGAGCCGCTGGCGAACCGGCGGATCACGTTCCCGTGCTGCTTTCTCAGGTGATGCGGGCGCTGGCTCCGCAAAGCGGCGAACGATTCATTGACGCGACATTCGGCGCGGGCGGGTACACCCGCGCGCTGCTGGAGGCCGGGGCCGAAGTGTTGGCCATCGACCGCGACCCCGTGGCGATCACGCGGGCGCAGGCGCTCGCCGCGGAGCATCCCGGCCGGCTTCAGTTGGCGCAGGCGCGCTTTTCCCAGATAGAGCAGATCGCAGACGCGCACGGTTTCGCACCCGATGGCGTGGTGCTGGATGTCGGCGTGTCCTCCATGCAGTTGGATGAGGCCGCGCGGGGCTTTTCGTTCATGCAGGAAGGCCCGCTTGATATGCGCATGTCGGGCGAGGGGCCGAGCGCCGCGGACGTTGTCAACACGCTGGAAGAGCGCGAGCTGGCGCAGATTTTTCAGCGGCTGGGCGAGGAGAAGCGCGCCCGCGCTATCGCGAAGCGGATCGTTGCCGCGCGCGCCGAAGCGCCGATCGAGACGACCGGCCGGCTCTCCCAGATCGTCGAGGGGGTGCTGGGGCCGAAACGCGGCGATCGCATCCACCCAGCCACACGGACCTTCCAGGGCTTACGCCTTTACGTGAACGACGAACTCGGCGAACTGGCCGAGGCGCTCGCCGGTGCTGAACGGCTCCTTTCCCAGGACGGCCGGCTCGTCGTGGTCAGCTTCCACTCGCTCGAAGACCGGATCGTCAAGCGATTCTTCGCCGCGCGTAGCGGCAAGACCCCCGCGCCGTCGCGCCATCTTCCCCCGGACACCGCCGCGCCCCCGCCCAGCTTCCAGCTCCCGCGCGGCCAGCCGGTGACGCCGGACGACTCCGAAATCGAAGCGAACCCGCGCGCCCGCTCGGCCCGGCTGCGTTGGGGCATCCGCACCGATGCGCCGCCGCTGCCGCTCGACCGCGAGGCGCTGGGCCTGCCGCGCCTGGAGGTGCGGGATGTCTCCGCGCTCGGTTAG
- a CDS encoding DUF2905 domain-containing protein yields the protein MIGRWLIILGIVLIVVGVLWPWLSKLGLGRLPGDIVIERDNFTFYLPITTSILVSVVLSVILWLLGR from the coding sequence ATGATCGGTCGCTGGCTCATCATTCTCGGGATCGTGCTGATCGTCGTCGGCGTGCTGTGGCCGTGGCTGTCGAAGCTGGGGCTGGGGCGGCTGCCCGGCGACATCGTCATCGAGCGCGACAACTTCACCTTCTACCTGCCGATCACGACGTCGATCCTGGTGAGCGTGGTGTTGAGCGTGATCCTGTGGCTGCTGGGGCGGTGA
- a CDS encoding peptidoglycan D,D-transpeptidase FtsI family protein: MTAQPKRRRGGRPDAARIGLVLGALFLGFAGLAARLISLGVEPDGGPQIAVAQPDAQRSASRPDLVDRKGRMLATDLQVYWAYGDPARVVDVDDAAEKLARVLPDQDIATLRKKLSGDGRFVWLYRGLTPKQAQAVHRLGLPGVGLLTENQRVYPSGATGVHVLGHTNVDNRGIAGIEKFVDGAGDLAEPAASPDERPKVRLALDLGVQHIMREELRRAHETYEARAVAGLVMDVHSGEMLAMTSLPDYDPNHREESLKPHRQNRLVADTYEMGSVFKAFTVAMALDHGIIQLDDRYNIKKPVNVGGFRIADKHARSTYATVPEIFIRSSNTGAARIALDVGGYRQREFLERLGLLEPLDTELPPTADPQVPKVWRESTTVTVSYGHGIAVAPLNFAAAGAALVNGGYLVQPTFLKRSRSEGRRLAEKVLRSSTSDAMRRLLRRNVREGTGRNAQVAGYRLGGKTGTANKPVAGGYSRKKVISTFFAAFPMDDPQYLVLVMIDEPKPTKAAHRRTEAAWNAAPTVAAVVKRAAPILGVAPERAFDEVAGTAY; encoded by the coding sequence ATGACCGCGCAGCCGAAACGCCGCCGGGGCGGACGCCCGGACGCGGCGCGCATCGGGCTGGTCCTCGGTGCCCTGTTCCTCGGCTTCGCGGGATTGGCCGCACGGCTGATCTCGCTTGGCGTGGAGCCTGACGGCGGGCCGCAGATTGCTGTTGCCCAACCCGATGCCCAGCGCTCCGCATCCCGGCCCGACCTCGTTGATCGCAAAGGCCGCATGCTCGCGACTGACTTGCAGGTCTACTGGGCCTATGGCGATCCGGCGCGCGTCGTTGATGTCGATGATGCGGCGGAGAAGCTCGCCCGCGTCTTGCCCGATCAGGACATCGCGACCCTGCGCAAGAAGCTCTCGGGTGATGGCCGCTTCGTCTGGCTCTATCGTGGGCTGACACCGAAGCAGGCGCAGGCGGTGCATCGCCTTGGGCTCCCGGGCGTGGGCCTTCTCACCGAGAATCAGCGGGTCTACCCGTCGGGCGCGACCGGGGTGCATGTTCTGGGCCACACCAATGTCGACAATCGCGGGATTGCGGGCATCGAAAAATTCGTCGATGGCGCGGGGGATCTTGCGGAGCCGGCTGCATCGCCTGATGAGCGGCCCAAGGTGCGCCTGGCGCTCGATCTGGGCGTTCAGCATATCATGCGCGAAGAACTCCGCCGCGCGCACGAAACCTACGAGGCCAGGGCCGTCGCCGGGCTGGTCATGGATGTGCACAGCGGCGAGATGCTGGCGATGACATCGCTGCCCGATTATGACCCGAACCACAGGGAGGAGTCGCTCAAGCCGCACCGCCAGAACCGGCTCGTCGCCGACACCTATGAGATGGGTTCGGTCTTCAAGGCCTTCACCGTGGCGATGGCACTTGATCACGGCATCATCCAGCTCGACGACCGCTATAACATCAAGAAACCGGTGAATGTCGGAGGCTTCCGCATTGCGGACAAGCACGCGCGCTCGACCTATGCAACTGTCCCTGAAATCTTCATCCGCTCGTCTAACACGGGCGCAGCGCGCATCGCGCTCGATGTCGGCGGCTATCGCCAGCGCGAGTTTCTCGAACGCCTCGGCCTGCTCGAACCGCTCGATACCGAGCTTCCGCCGACCGCCGACCCGCAGGTACCCAAGGTCTGGCGCGAATCCACGACGGTCACGGTCTCCTACGGCCACGGCATCGCCGTCGCGCCGCTGAACTTCGCGGCTGCCGGCGCGGCGCTGGTCAATGGCGGCTATCTGGTGCAGCCGACCTTCCTCAAACGGAGCCGCAGCGAGGGGCGCCGCCTTGCCGAGAAGGTGCTTCGCTCCAGCACCAGCGACGCGATGCGTCGGTTGCTGCGGCGCAATGTCCGTGAGGGGACGGGCCGCAATGCGCAGGTCGCGGGCTACCGTCTCGGCGGCAAGACCGGGACGGCCAACAAGCCGGTCGCTGGCGGCTACTCACGAAAAAAGGTCATTAGTACTTTTTTTGCCGCGTTTCCGATGGACGATCCGCAATATCTGGTTTTGGTGATGATAGATGAGCCGAAACCGACGAAGGCGGCGCACCGGCGGACCGAAGCGGCCTGGAACGCGGCGCCGACGGTTGCGGCGGTTGTCAAGCGGGCAGCCCCGATCCTCGGCGTAGCGCCGGAACGCGCGTTTGACGAAGTCGCCGGCACCGCCTATTAA
- the rpsT gene encoding 30S ribosomal protein S20: MPNTKTAKRAVRKIERRTEINKARKSRVRTFIRHVNDAVASGDAEAAREALRKAQPEIMRGAQKGVMHKNTAARTISRLSHRVRKLSEA; encoded by the coding sequence ATGCCCAACACGAAAACCGCGAAACGCGCCGTCCGGAAAATCGAGCGGCGCACGGAAATCAATAAGGCGCGCAAGAGCCGCGTGCGCACCTTCATCCGCCACGTGAACGACGCCGTGGCCTCCGGCGACGCCGAGGCCGCGCGCGAGGCACTGCGCAAGGCGCAGCCAGAGATCATGCGCGGCGCGCAGAAGGGTGTGATGCACAAGAACACCGCCGCGCGAACGATTTCGCGGCTGTCGCATCGCGTCCGCAAGCTGAGCGAGGCGTAA
- the ftsL gene encoding cell division protein FtsL has product MRVVNFTLFGVMAGLLMLIYQQKHETRELEARAAELSREISEQTRALAVLRAEWTYLTRPERLEKIARERMGLEPVKPEQIKSFVAIAGPQGKGERP; this is encoded by the coding sequence ATGCGTGTTGTCAATTTTACGCTATTTGGCGTCATGGCGGGTCTGCTGATGCTGATCTACCAGCAGAAGCACGAAACCCGCGAGCTTGAAGCGAGGGCGGCTGAACTCTCACGCGAGATTTCCGAGCAAACCCGCGCGCTTGCTGTGCTGCGCGCCGAGTGGACCTACCTGACGCGGCCCGAGCGGCTGGAGAAGATCGCGCGGGAGCGTATGGGGCTGGAACCGGTCAAGCCGGAGCAGATCAAATCCTTCGTGGCGATCGCCGGGCCGCAGGGCAAGGGAGAGCGGCCATGA
- a CDS encoding division/cell wall cluster transcriptional repressor MraZ, producing the protein MDEFAGRYDNRVDAKGRVSVPASFRAVLTKDGAEEIFCYPHPERRCLEAGGNRLVRKIHQILEEFPVLSQEREDLATFYFGESETLKIDADGRTILPKRLKEFAGIGDTAVFVGLGDKFQIWEADEYDAFRSEARDRARALRQQLGAGGRSTSGQTEKARE; encoded by the coding sequence ATGGACGAGTTTGCCGGCCGATACGACAACAGGGTGGATGCGAAAGGACGGGTCTCGGTGCCCGCATCGTTCCGCGCCGTGCTCACCAAAGACGGTGCTGAGGAAATCTTCTGCTACCCGCACCCGGAGCGGCGCTGTCTCGAAGCCGGCGGCAACCGTCTGGTCCGAAAGATTCACCAGATACTGGAAGAATTTCCCGTCCTCTCCCAGGAACGCGAGGACCTCGCTACGTTTTATTTCGGGGAGTCCGAAACGCTCAAAATCGACGCGGACGGACGAACCATCCTCCCAAAGCGGCTCAAGGAGTTCGCGGGGATCGGAGACACAGCCGTTTTCGTCGGCCTCGGGGACAAGTTCCAGATCTGGGAAGCCGACGAATATGACGCATTCCGCAGCGAAGCGCGCGACAGAGCGCGCGCCCTGCGACAACAGCTCGGCGCGGGAGGCCGCTCAACCAGCGGCCAGACTGAGAAGGCACGGGAATGA